In Quercus lobata isolate SW786 chromosome 12, ValleyOak3.0 Primary Assembly, whole genome shotgun sequence, a genomic segment contains:
- the LOC115970558 gene encoding uncharacterized protein LOC115970558 has protein sequence MDMVEEFRGAQERLAVNNSTRWVQKWEPPVGLMYKVNFDAAVFADLDASGVGVVVRNDKGEVMASLAARGPPVRDSDEAETLACRRALEFAVEAGFSELILEGDNLTVMKSLISLKPNRSRLGHIVEEIQCISAGLHRFAVSFVKRNANTVAHALAKYARLIDEELVWLEECPQPALEPLYFDSLGLRQ, from the coding sequence ATGGATATGGTGGAGGAGTTTAGAGGAGCACAGGAGCGTTTGGCTGTTAATAACAGTACCAGATGGGTGCAGAAGTGGGAGCCTCCAGTGGGGTTAATGTACAAAGTGAATTTTGATGCAGCAGTATTCGCGGACTTGGATGCTTCGGGTGTTGGGGTGGTTGTGCGTAATGATAAAGGAGAAGTTATGGCCTCTCTAGCAGCCAGAGGTCCGCCGGTGAGAGACAGTGATGAAGCGGAGACGCTGGCGTGCCGGAGAGCATTAGAGTTTGCTGTGGAAGCAGGCTTCTCGGAGCTGATACTGGAAGGGGACAACTTGACGGTTATGAAGTCCCTCATTTCTCTAAAGCCTAACAGGTCGCGCTTGGGTCATATCGTTGAAGAGATTCAATGTATATCAGCTGGTCTTCATCGTTTTGCAGTTAGTTTTGTCAAACGCAACGCCAATACAGTGGCGCATGCATTGGCTAAGTATGCTAGACTAATTGATGAGGAACTAGTTTGGCTGGAAGAGTGTCCACAGCCAGCTTTAGAACCTTTGTACTTTGACTCTCTTGGCCTCAGGCaatga